Proteins encoded together in one Triticum dicoccoides isolate Atlit2015 ecotype Zavitan chromosome 7B, WEW_v2.0, whole genome shotgun sequence window:
- the LOC119336251 gene encoding zinc finger protein 2-like, translating into MERASSGSAQDDELSLELTLAAMASAPGTPDGFFLCVHCDRKFRSSQALGGHQNAHKQERAAKRRREAAVAATRSHESRSRKAGGMHAATATRIAAPADGKQGGSSSKRGGNDEVDLSLRL; encoded by the coding sequence ATGGAACGAGCGAGCAGCGGCAGCGCACAGGACGATGAGCTCAGCCTTGAGCTTACCCTGGCCGCCATGGCGTCGGCGCCTGGCACACCGGACGGCTTCTTCCTCTGCGTCCACTGCGACCGCAAGTTCCGCAGCTCGCAGGCTCTCGGCGGCCACCAGAACGCGCACAAGCAAGAGCGTGCCGCCAAGCGCCGGCGAGAGGCTGCCGTGGCAGCCACCCGCTCACATGAATCAAGGTCAAGGAAGGCGGGGGGGATGCATGCTGCTACTGCTACTCGGATTGCCGCACCTGCAGACGGCAAGCAGGGCGGGAGCTCGTCCAAGCGTGGCGGCAACGACGAGGTGGACTTGTCTCTCCGGCTATAA